One window of the Flavobacteriaceae bacterium YJPT1-3 genome contains the following:
- a CDS encoding membrane metalloprotease, with the protein MSVRKIALLLLLTGLLYSCSTNEPNEETNPTTTVNLQPLGTSANELLSADVFSSMTVEIAYPENFRPTEQTLSNVRDFLESHLNKPGGIQFVETVLGNLGDGTKYSIEEIRELEAQERTLFTEEDDIAVWLFFANESSAKDQDNSVVLGTAYQNTSIVIFQKTIENITSNSTRPVNKTLLETTTINHEFGHLLGLVDLGSEPQSDHEDQDNPRHCVTEDCLMYFQTVANVFLTDAFTEAPALDDFCLADLRANGGK; encoded by the coding sequence ATGTCAGTACGAAAAATTGCACTTCTTTTGCTCTTGACGGGGCTTCTTTATTCCTGTTCTACCAATGAGCCTAATGAGGAAACTAATCCGACCACTACTGTTAATTTACAACCCCTGGGCACTTCGGCCAATGAGCTGTTGAGTGCTGATGTCTTTAGTAGTATGACGGTGGAGATCGCCTATCCGGAGAATTTCAGACCCACCGAACAAACGCTATCCAATGTGCGCGATTTTCTGGAGTCCCATCTCAATAAACCGGGAGGTATTCAATTTGTAGAGACCGTCTTGGGAAATTTGGGGGATGGCACCAAGTACAGCATTGAGGAGATCCGTGAATTGGAAGCGCAGGAACGCACCCTATTCACCGAGGAAGATGATATTGCGGTTTGGTTGTTCTTTGCGAATGAGAGTTCAGCGAAAGATCAGGACAATTCAGTAGTACTGGGTACGGCGTATCAAAATACCTCCATTGTGATTTTCCAAAAGACCATTGAAAATATTACCAGTAACTCGACCAGACCGGTCAATAAGACCTTATTGGAAACCACCACCATCAATCATGAATTTGGTCACCTTTTGGGATTGGTCGATCTGGGCAGTGAACCCCAATCAGATCACGAAGACCAGGACAACCCACGGCACTGCGTCACCGAAGACTGCTTGATGTACTTCCAAACCGTAGCCAATGTGTTTCTGACCGATGCCTTTACCGAAGCGCCCGCTCTCGACGACTTTTGTCTGGCTGATCTGCGCGCCAATGGCGGTAAATAG
- a CDS encoding amidohydrolase, with amino-acid sequence MKHTLLSLVCLAVLLFSCQSKESVDLIVTDANVYTVNDAFAKAEAFAVKDGQFVAVGSNAEILEAYEASEIMNAEGKTVLPGLIDAHCHFYRMGLGLQIADLTGTQSFQEILDILVAFGKERQPEFILGRGWDQNDWEVKEFPTKKELDELFPDTPVAITRVDGHAMLVNQKALDLAGIDATTQVEGGAIEKENGILTGILVDNPMGMVRKVIPETSRQTAIQALKDAEQLCFQYGLTTVDDAGLSRPAIELIDSLQQAGNLKMRVYAMISNTPADRDYYLDKGIFKTDRLNVRSFKVYGDGALGSRGAAMREPYSDKPGHYGAMVTPIEQINDLAQRLAASEFQMNTHAIGDSANIAVLRAYEEVLSDQEDRRWRVEHAQIISMEDFDYYEQGIIPSIQPTHATSDMYWAEDRVGEERMQGAYAFQTLLEKAGLVALGTDFPVERVNPFHTFYASVARKDLEQYPEGGFQPEQKLTREQTLRGMTIWAAYSNFEEQEKGSIEVGKLADFVIMEEDIMTVPEDRIPNLAVSATYVGGQQVYKAN; translated from the coding sequence ATGAAACACACCCTGCTTTCACTCGTTTGCCTTGCTGTACTTTTATTTTCCTGCCAGTCTAAAGAGTCGGTAGATCTCATCGTAACCGATGCCAATGTCTATACCGTCAACGATGCTTTCGCGAAAGCGGAAGCCTTTGCAGTTAAAGACGGTCAATTTGTGGCCGTAGGCAGCAATGCGGAAATCCTGGAGGCCTATGAAGCTTCTGAAATAATGAATGCGGAAGGTAAAACAGTCCTCCCGGGATTGATCGATGCCCATTGTCATTTCTACCGCATGGGTCTGGGGCTCCAGATCGCCGATCTCACCGGAACGCAAAGCTTTCAGGAGATCCTGGACATTTTAGTGGCGTTTGGTAAGGAACGTCAACCCGAATTTATACTCGGACGGGGCTGGGATCAAAACGATTGGGAGGTCAAAGAGTTTCCCACGAAGAAGGAATTGGATGAGCTCTTTCCGGACACGCCAGTGGCCATCACCCGGGTAGATGGTCACGCCATGCTCGTCAATCAAAAAGCCTTGGACCTGGCCGGGATCGACGCAACCACCCAGGTGGAAGGAGGCGCCATTGAAAAAGAGAATGGAATACTTACCGGTATACTGGTGGATAATCCCATGGGGATGGTGCGTAAAGTCATTCCTGAAACTTCTCGGCAAACCGCCATACAAGCCCTCAAAGATGCGGAGCAGCTGTGCTTTCAATACGGCCTGACCACAGTAGATGACGCTGGATTGTCCCGCCCGGCCATTGAGCTTATCGATAGTTTGCAGCAGGCAGGAAACTTAAAAATGCGCGTGTATGCCATGATCAGCAACACTCCGGCCGACCGGGATTATTATCTCGATAAGGGAATATTTAAAACCGACCGATTGAACGTACGCTCTTTCAAAGTATACGGAGATGGCGCCTTAGGTTCGCGAGGTGCTGCGATGCGGGAGCCTTACAGCGATAAACCCGGACACTACGGGGCCATGGTCACGCCTATAGAACAGATCAATGATCTGGCCCAACGACTAGCGGCCAGTGAATTTCAGATGAATACCCACGCCATTGGAGATTCTGCCAATATCGCCGTGCTTCGGGCCTACGAGGAAGTACTCAGCGATCAGGAAGATCGCCGTTGGCGCGTAGAGCACGCGCAGATCATCAGCATGGAAGACTTCGATTACTACGAGCAGGGCATCATTCCTTCCATTCAGCCTACGCATGCCACCAGTGATATGTACTGGGCCGAAGATCGAGTGGGTGAGGAGCGCATGCAAGGGGCCTATGCATTTCAAACCTTACTGGAAAAGGCCGGTTTGGTGGCTCTGGGAACCGATTTCCCTGTGGAGCGGGTCAATCCTTTTCACACCTTTTATGCTTCTGTGGCCCGAAAGGATTTAGAGCAGTATCCGGAAGGTGGATTTCAGCCGGAGCAAAAATTGACCCGGGAACAAACCCTTCGAGGGATGACCATTTGGGCCGCTTACTCCAACTTTGAGGAGCAGGAGAAAGGAAGCATTGAAGTCGGTAAACTCGCTGATTTTGTGATCATGGAGGAAGACATCATGACCGTACCTGAAGATCGCATTCCCAATTTAGCGGTTTCTGCTACCTACGTTGGCGGCCAGCAAGTGTACAAGGCCAATTAA
- a CDS encoding TonB-dependent receptor encodes MNQNLLKSLLSLIVFAGALSAYAQEEQDLDTEVVNIVKPYTPSISDAFKIKATPQLDDSVNVAKKQVTYGIFSVPVASTFTPAKGKAANVKKARPVKLFDNYVTLAFGTYSSALAEFYSNYQIDRNQNFGIYLDHNSSQGNIEDVELEDKFYDTSLNLNYTSRDRDFTWRGDLDFQHQLYNWYGLEDPSLFSAEDLNNIEPRQQYYTAAVGANFEMEDSFFDGGQVKLRYFGDATSSTELRAFATPQLELPIAGELIQTKLVIDYVQGEFDRNYFNSQGINYGFLNAGLNPSLVILRDDLTVNLGIAAFVSYDIELQNTNFNLYPRITGSYRVAGEYFIAYAGLEGELRQNSYYDVVQENPFVSPILLIQPTDQAYDAYVGIKGKVSNEVSYNLRGSYTSENDRRLFKNNPRFTPADASEGYQYGNSFGLVYDDLKTTSIFGELNVDVNANFKVRINGTYYSYSTDQQEEAWNLPDLEAALFADYQISEHWFAGANLFFVGERPDQRSTSSPTVTPFPVDVTLDSYFDINAHAGYRFNDQLSAFARVNNVLGNNYQRWVNFPVQGIQAMAGATYKFDF; translated from the coding sequence ATGAATCAGAATCTTCTTAAGTCCCTGCTTAGCCTTATTGTATTCGCCGGTGCTCTAAGCGCCTACGCACAAGAGGAGCAGGATCTGGATACCGAAGTGGTCAATATTGTCAAACCCTATACACCCAGCATCAGCGATGCCTTCAAGATCAAGGCAACGCCTCAATTAGATGACTCCGTCAATGTGGCAAAAAAACAGGTAACCTACGGTATTTTCTCCGTTCCCGTGGCTTCTACCTTTACTCCGGCCAAAGGCAAAGCGGCCAACGTGAAAAAGGCCAGACCGGTCAAGCTTTTTGATAATTATGTAACCCTGGCCTTTGGAACGTACTCGTCGGCACTGGCGGAATTTTATAGTAATTATCAGATTGATCGCAACCAGAATTTTGGAATCTATCTGGATCACAACTCCTCTCAGGGCAATATTGAGGATGTGGAGTTGGAGGACAAGTTTTATGACACCAGCCTCAATTTAAATTATACGTCCAGAGACCGGGATTTTACCTGGAGAGGTGACCTTGATTTTCAGCATCAGTTGTACAACTGGTACGGCCTGGAAGATCCCAGCCTGTTCAGTGCGGAAGACTTAAACAACATTGAACCGCGTCAGCAGTATTATACCGCAGCCGTTGGTGCCAATTTTGAAATGGAAGATTCATTTTTCGATGGAGGGCAGGTGAAGCTGCGTTATTTTGGGGATGCAACCTCGAGCACGGAACTACGGGCTTTCGCCACTCCACAACTGGAACTGCCCATAGCCGGAGAGTTGATCCAAACTAAACTCGTGATTGACTATGTACAGGGTGAATTTGACCGCAATTACTTCAATTCTCAAGGCATCAACTACGGCTTCTTAAATGCCGGATTGAATCCGAGTCTGGTCATTCTGCGTGATGATCTGACCGTGAACCTGGGGATCGCTGCTTTTGTCTCCTACGATATCGAGTTGCAGAACACCAACTTCAACCTGTATCCGCGCATCACCGGTTCCTACCGGGTGGCCGGAGAATATTTCATTGCCTATGCCGGACTGGAGGGTGAATTGCGGCAGAACAGCTATTACGATGTGGTACAGGAGAATCCATTCGTTTCCCCCATCTTGTTGATCCAGCCTACTGACCAGGCCTATGACGCGTATGTGGGGATCAAAGGAAAAGTTTCCAATGAGGTAAGCTACAATCTGAGAGGAAGTTATACTTCGGAGAACGACCGGCGTCTTTTTAAGAATAATCCCCGTTTTACGCCGGCTGATGCCAGCGAAGGCTACCAATACGGCAATTCTTTTGGGCTCGTTTATGATGATCTGAAAACGACGAGCATCTTTGGTGAACTCAATGTGGATGTAAATGCCAATTTTAAAGTGCGGATCAACGGTACCTACTACAGTTACAGCACTGATCAGCAGGAGGAGGCCTGGAACTTACCTGATTTAGAAGCGGCTCTCTTTGCTGATTACCAGATCTCCGAACACTGGTTTGCAGGGGCCAATCTGTTTTTTGTAGGGGAGCGTCCCGATCAACGCTCGACGAGTAGTCCAACCGTGACTCCTTTTCCGGTAGACGTGACCCTGGATAGTTATTTTGACATCAATGCGCATGCGGGATATCGCTTTAACGATCAGTTGTCTGCCTTTGCCCGGGTGAATAATGTATTGGGCAATAATTATCAGCGCTGGGTCAATTTCCCGGTACAGGGAATTCAGGCCATGGCCGGTGCCACCTATAAGTTCGATTTTTAG
- a CDS encoding tetratricopeptide repeat protein, giving the protein MSRTRASFLLVFFLFTSLWAQQTAIFTNDLVRFNKALELYNSKQYLASQTLFDEVLKSTNDQTIQGDCAYYIANAAVRLNQLGADRMMQEFVEDYPTSTKRNSAFKDVADYYFENGKYAYAKKWYDLVNENNLSGKELERYNFNVGYALFKSRKGEEAKKYFNRVRDSKEYGSQAKYYIGFIAYDSDDYEEADELFEAAEEAGGVEREELAYFKADLNFKLGNFEEAIQLAKEQLPSANRLELSELNKIIGESYFNLGEYQAAIPYLKEYQGKRGKWNNTDYYQLGYAYYKQQDYEKAIAEFNKIIDGNNSVAQNAYYHLAESYLKTDRKQEALNAFRNAYEMDFSPQIQEDSGLNYVKLSYEIGNAYTPTPQAIAEYLERYPKTLARQELEDLLIDSYITSRNYAGAIELLENNRSFNNKLAYQKVTFYRGVELFNEGQYREAVSLFDKSLKEPRDAAFKARAHFWRAESLFNSGNYADALIAYKQFKNSEVSGLEESKMVDYNLGYAYFKQKDYNAAQQYFKAFTNQSGADLAVLKDAYLRLADSYFVTSNYRSALEAYNQAIARGGADTDYATFQKAISYGFIKQNAQKVEALKSFAANFPGSSYRDDALYELGNVLVATQNNEAAITAYDQLIQELPKSTYAPRALLKKALIYDNTGRSEQALNLFKRVAADYPNTQEALQAVASAKLIYIDLGRVDEYGNWVSGLDYVEIQDNELDDAAYASAEKPFVENNTGAAIRQFENYLRDYPNGKRALDAHFYLGQLYFAQAEKQKAIPHYAYVIAKSRTEFTEQALSRLGEIYLAEKQYQQAIPVLKRLENEAEYSQNIIFAQSNLMKATYELKQYEAAVSYAEKVLQNAKIDNTVKADAQVIIARSALQTGNESKAENAYAEVQKVATGALAAEALYYDAFFKNKSGAYKASNDAVQKLAKEYSAYKEYGAKGLVLMAKNFDALGDAYQATYILESVIQNFKAYPQVVEEAETELGRIKAKEAKTNASVEKTDD; this is encoded by the coding sequence ATGAGCAGAACTCGTGCTTCATTTCTCCTGGTCTTTTTTCTATTTACTTCACTCTGGGCGCAACAAACAGCCATCTTCACCAATGACTTAGTTCGTTTCAATAAAGCCCTGGAACTGTACAACAGCAAACAGTACCTGGCTTCTCAAACACTCTTTGATGAAGTGCTCAAAAGTACCAATGATCAGACTATTCAGGGCGACTGCGCGTACTACATCGCCAACGCTGCCGTTCGACTCAACCAATTGGGTGCAGATCGCATGATGCAGGAATTTGTAGAAGACTATCCCACCAGCACCAAAAGGAATAGCGCCTTTAAGGACGTGGCCGATTACTATTTTGAGAATGGCAAGTACGCTTACGCGAAAAAATGGTACGATCTCGTCAATGAAAATAACTTATCCGGAAAGGAACTGGAGCGCTACAATTTTAATGTAGGTTATGCCCTGTTCAAATCCAGAAAGGGGGAAGAGGCCAAAAAATATTTTAATCGGGTGCGCGACTCCAAAGAGTACGGCTCTCAAGCCAAGTACTACATTGGCTTTATCGCTTATGACAGCGATGACTACGAAGAAGCGGACGAACTTTTTGAAGCGGCCGAAGAAGCCGGCGGTGTCGAGCGGGAAGAACTGGCTTATTTCAAAGCGGATCTCAACTTCAAATTGGGCAACTTTGAGGAGGCTATTCAATTGGCTAAAGAACAGTTACCCAGTGCCAATCGGCTGGAGCTCTCGGAGTTGAATAAGATCATTGGAGAGAGCTATTTCAATCTGGGCGAGTATCAGGCCGCTATACCTTATCTCAAAGAATATCAGGGAAAGCGTGGTAAATGGAATAACACCGACTATTACCAATTGGGTTACGCCTACTACAAGCAACAGGACTACGAAAAGGCCATCGCCGAATTCAATAAGATCATCGACGGAAACAACAGCGTGGCTCAAAACGCCTACTACCATTTGGCAGAATCCTACCTGAAAACCGACAGAAAACAGGAGGCCCTGAATGCCTTTCGAAATGCCTACGAAATGGACTTCAGTCCGCAAATTCAGGAAGACAGTGGATTAAACTATGTCAAGCTGAGCTACGAAATAGGAAACGCCTACACGCCTACTCCACAAGCCATTGCCGAGTATCTGGAGCGTTATCCCAAAACGCTGGCCCGGCAGGAACTAGAGGATTTACTGATCGACTCTTACATCACTTCCCGCAATTATGCCGGAGCCATTGAACTCTTAGAGAACAACCGTAGTTTCAACAATAAGCTTGCTTACCAAAAAGTGACTTTTTACCGGGGTGTTGAATTGTTTAACGAAGGGCAGTACCGCGAGGCCGTGAGCCTATTTGACAAGTCGCTTAAAGAGCCGCGAGATGCTGCATTCAAAGCAAGAGCCCATTTCTGGCGAGCAGAATCGCTGTTTAATAGTGGGAACTACGCCGATGCCTTAATTGCGTACAAGCAATTTAAGAACAGCGAAGTATCCGGTCTGGAAGAAAGCAAGATGGTCGATTATAACCTGGGGTATGCCTATTTTAAACAGAAAGACTACAATGCGGCACAACAGTATTTTAAGGCGTTCACCAACCAAAGCGGAGCGGATCTGGCAGTTTTAAAGGATGCTTATCTCAGACTGGCCGACAGTTACTTTGTGACCAGTAATTATCGCTCGGCTTTGGAAGCCTACAATCAAGCCATCGCTCGTGGCGGTGCCGATACGGATTACGCTACCTTCCAAAAAGCGATCAGCTATGGTTTTATCAAACAGAATGCGCAAAAGGTGGAGGCGCTAAAAAGCTTTGCCGCCAACTTTCCCGGCTCCAGTTATCGGGATGATGCGCTCTATGAACTGGGGAACGTATTAGTGGCCACTCAGAATAATGAAGCCGCCATTACGGCCTACGATCAGTTGATCCAGGAGCTGCCCAAAAGCACTTACGCGCCCCGGGCGCTGCTTAAAAAAGCCTTGATTTATGACAACACCGGTAGGAGTGAACAGGCATTAAACCTGTTTAAGCGGGTAGCAGCCGACTATCCGAATACCCAGGAAGCTTTGCAAGCGGTAGCCTCGGCCAAGTTGATATACATCGATCTGGGTCGGGTGGATGAGTACGGAAACTGGGTTTCGGGATTGGATTATGTGGAAATCCAGGACAACGAACTCGATGACGCCGCTTACGCATCTGCAGAGAAACCCTTTGTGGAGAATAACACCGGTGCTGCCATACGCCAATTCGAAAATTACCTTCGGGATTACCCTAATGGAAAGCGAGCCCTCGATGCCCATTTTTATTTGGGCCAGCTTTATTTCGCGCAAGCGGAAAAACAAAAAGCCATACCCCACTACGCATATGTGATCGCTAAAAGTCGGACTGAATTTACGGAGCAGGCCCTGTCGCGCCTCGGAGAGATCTATTTGGCTGAGAAGCAATATCAACAAGCCATTCCGGTGCTCAAGCGTCTGGAAAATGAAGCCGAATATAGCCAGAATATCATCTTCGCTCAGTCCAACCTGATGAAAGCAACCTATGAGCTCAAGCAGTATGAAGCTGCCGTGAGCTACGCCGAAAAAGTATTGCAGAACGCCAAGATCGACAATACGGTCAAGGCCGATGCTCAGGTCATCATCGCCCGTTCAGCCTTACAAACAGGGAATGAGTCCAAAGCGGAGAACGCTTACGCGGAAGTGCAAAAAGTAGCCACCGGAGCGCTGGCAGCTGAGGCGTTGTACTATGACGCTTTTTTTAAGAACAAATCAGGGGCGTATAAAGCCTCCAATGATGCGGTACAAAAACTGGCCAAAGAATATAGCGCGTACAAGGAATACGGAGCCAAGGGCCTGGTACTCATGGCGAAGAATTTTGACGCTTTGGGGGATGCCTATCAGGCGACTTATATTCTTGAATCCGTGATCCAAAATTTCAAAGCCTATCCACAAGTCGTTGAGGAGGCCGAGACGGAATTAGGTCGAATAAAAGCCAAGGAGGCGAAGACCAATGCTTCGGTAGAGAAAACCGACGACTAG
- a CDS encoding ATP-binding cassette domain-containing protein: MDEVVLHLSDASIFQRESLILSDVNVTIRKGDFVYLIGKTGSGKSSFMKTLYGDLPLQKGEGTIVDFDLATLKEKQIPYLRRKLGVVFQDFKLLNDRTVKDNLLFVLKATGWKDQKAMDSKIEEVLDKVGMKTKGFKYPYQLSGGEQQRVAIARALLNDPELILADEPTGNLDPQTSVEVMQVLQEINKNGNTILMATHDYALLLKYPSKTLKCDGNKIFEVVQKTI, encoded by the coding sequence ATGGACGAGGTTGTCCTCCATCTCTCAGACGCTTCTATTTTTCAACGGGAAAGCTTGATCCTTTCGGACGTCAATGTGACCATTCGCAAGGGTGATTTTGTGTATCTGATCGGAAAAACAGGCTCGGGCAAGAGTAGCTTTATGAAGACCTTGTACGGCGATCTTCCGTTACAAAAAGGAGAAGGTACCATCGTCGATTTTGACCTGGCCACCCTCAAGGAAAAACAGATCCCTTACCTGAGAAGAAAGTTGGGTGTCGTTTTTCAGGACTTTAAACTCCTGAACGACCGCACCGTAAAAGACAATCTCTTATTCGTGCTAAAGGCCACGGGCTGGAAAGACCAAAAAGCTATGGACAGCAAGATCGAGGAGGTACTGGATAAGGTGGGCATGAAGACCAAGGGCTTTAAATATCCTTATCAACTTTCGGGAGGGGAGCAGCAGCGCGTCGCCATAGCTCGTGCGTTGCTGAACGATCCCGAACTCATTCTGGCTGATGAGCCCACCGGAAATTTAGATCCGCAAACCAGCGTAGAGGTCATGCAGGTGCTTCAGGAGATCAATAAAAACGGAAATACCATTCTGATGGCCACTCATGATTATGCCCTCTTGCTTAAATATCCATCGAAAACCCTAAAATGCGATGGCAACAAGATCTTTGAGGTGGTCCAAAAAACGATCTGA
- a CDS encoding methyltransferase domain-containing protein — MQYVQLKSIARAIFPIRLLRRWETQLRKLVLFRFQGDRFLCNCCNERLDRWIVLDDQDLLCPFCGSRSRHRALIQSLSQSIPSGTLLHCSPAPALQRYFKKRSRWNYETTDWNGGLDTDFTYDLTAIDREEESVDLLIALHVLEHITEDRKALSELHRVLSRKGIAIVQTPFQDGDTYEDARITEPEDRKRAFGQEDHVRIYALHNLVDRMKQAGFQQVEIQSLEDAYLGIQPQKLLFAYKS, encoded by the coding sequence ATGCAGTACGTTCAATTAAAAAGTATAGCCAGGGCTATCTTCCCCATTCGACTGTTGCGTCGCTGGGAAACACAATTGCGCAAATTGGTGCTCTTTCGGTTTCAAGGTGATCGTTTTCTTTGCAATTGCTGTAATGAGCGTCTCGATCGATGGATTGTACTGGACGATCAGGATCTACTCTGCCCTTTTTGTGGCAGCCGCAGCAGACACAGGGCACTCATTCAATCTTTGAGCCAATCGATACCTTCAGGCACTCTTCTCCATTGCTCTCCGGCCCCGGCCCTGCAACGCTATTTTAAGAAACGGTCCCGATGGAACTACGAAACCACCGATTGGAATGGCGGCCTGGACACCGACTTTACCTACGATCTCACCGCCATAGATCGGGAAGAGGAAAGCGTAGATCTGCTCATCGCACTTCACGTTTTAGAACATATCACTGAAGATCGAAAAGCCCTTAGCGAACTACACCGGGTGCTCAGCCGGAAGGGGATCGCCATCGTGCAGACACCCTTTCAAGACGGAGACACCTACGAAGATGCCCGGATCACCGAACCAGAGGATCGTAAACGTGCTTTCGGCCAGGAAGACCATGTTCGTATTTATGCCCTCCACAATTTGGTGGATCGAATGAAACAAGCCGGTTTTCAACAGGTGGAGATCCAATCATTAGAAGACGCCTATTTGGGAATTCAACCGCAAAAGCTGTTATTTGCTTACAAATCTTAA
- a CDS encoding glycosyltransferase, producing the protein MLSVLIPTYNTATDQLVHSLLEQMESCEVEFEIRVYDDGSTTPTLGAEFQHHPKVIHERMAKNLGRSAIRNRLAADALFDNLLFLDADVAPNPELIKNYLPYCTTKAEVVTGGITYPKSYPSPQQSLRYYYGKQREARSLETRKEHPYLSFLSLNFLIHRSVFQQVTFNEELPNLRHEDTLFGQDLKKAGIPIQHLDNTVVHLGLETNADFLRKSEEAIEGLQFMIERQMISAKVVRLSRLATQLHQIGVSGLVRKIYQSLRFRLVNNLLSAEPSLKVFDFYRLGYWFSLQNEKHA; encoded by the coding sequence ATGCTCTCTGTCCTGATCCCCACCTACAATACTGCTACCGATCAGCTGGTTCACAGTTTGCTGGAACAGATGGAAAGCTGCGAAGTGGAGTTCGAAATTCGAGTGTATGATGATGGCTCCACCACCCCTACGCTGGGAGCTGAATTTCAGCATCATCCAAAAGTTATTCATGAGCGCATGGCTAAAAATCTGGGTCGCAGTGCGATTCGCAACCGCCTGGCAGCTGATGCTCTTTTCGATAACTTGCTTTTTTTAGATGCCGATGTCGCACCCAACCCCGAGCTGATCAAGAATTACCTACCGTATTGCACCACCAAGGCTGAAGTAGTCACCGGAGGCATAACCTATCCCAAATCATATCCTTCTCCACAGCAAAGCCTAAGGTATTACTACGGGAAGCAGCGGGAAGCCCGCTCATTGGAAACACGAAAAGAACACCCTTACCTCAGTTTTCTATCGCTCAATTTTCTTATCCATAGATCGGTATTTCAGCAAGTCACATTCAATGAAGAGCTCCCTAATCTAAGGCACGAGGATACGCTCTTTGGGCAGGATTTAAAGAAAGCAGGAATTCCTATTCAGCACCTTGACAATACCGTGGTCCATCTTGGACTGGAAACCAATGCCGATTTTCTAAGAAAGTCGGAGGAGGCCATTGAAGGGCTGCAGTTCATGATCGAAAGACAGATGATCAGTGCTAAGGTCGTTCGATTGAGTCGGTTGGCTACCCAATTACACCAAATAGGAGTATCCGGACTAGTGAGAAAAATTTATCAATCCTTGCGATTCCGATTAGTGAATAATCTACTCAGTGCTGAACCCTCTTTAAAAGTTTTCGACTTTTATCGACTCGGGTATTGGTTTAGCTTACAAAACGAAAAGCATGCCTAG
- a CDS encoding glycosyltransferase translates to MPRYSVVVTVYNKQDFIQSTLESVLRQSQDDFEILVIDDGSTDNSAEVIQGIDDDRITYFYQANRGAAAARNLGIAEARSSFIALMDGDDLWHPDYLATIDRLHERHPLARVLATGYEINGLHHTYPAEYSISKPKNAQPAMVSFFGSSEIHSLLTSSSAVIHRSVFDQVGFYDETITSGQDTDLWIRIGLHYQVAFDPEIRVTLRYDKQSLSKQNTSFDTLLDLDRYAAEEAQHPELKKFLDLNRFSFALKARLWNEAAQYKRFRESIDLTHLNWKQRFLLRQPAAVLRILLQVKRWAERRQLYWSAFR, encoded by the coding sequence ATGCCTAGGTATTCAGTCGTAGTCACGGTTTACAATAAGCAGGACTTCATTCAAAGTACGCTGGAAAGTGTATTGCGGCAAAGTCAGGATGATTTTGAAATATTGGTCATCGATGATGGCTCCACCGATAACTCTGCGGAGGTTATTCAGGGAATTGACGATGACCGAATCACCTATTTCTATCAGGCCAATCGGGGAGCTGCAGCGGCCCGTAACTTAGGGATCGCAGAGGCTCGATCATCCTTCATCGCTCTTATGGATGGAGATGACCTCTGGCATCCAGATTATTTAGCCACCATCGACCGCTTACATGAACGTCATCCCCTAGCCCGGGTACTTGCAACGGGCTATGAGATCAACGGTCTGCATCATACCTATCCGGCTGAGTATAGCATTTCAAAACCTAAGAATGCACAACCAGCAATGGTATCTTTCTTTGGCTCCAGTGAAATACATTCCTTACTCACCAGCAGCAGTGCGGTGATCCATCGTTCGGTGTTTGATCAGGTGGGATTTTACGATGAGACCATCACCAGTGGACAAGACACTGATCTCTGGATCCGTATTGGACTGCATTATCAAGTGGCTTTTGATCCAGAGATTCGGGTGACACTCCGATACGATAAGCAAAGTTTGAGTAAACAGAACACCTCTTTTGACACCCTTTTGGATCTGGATCGATATGCAGCAGAAGAAGCCCAACATCCGGAACTGAAAAAATTCTTAGATCTTAACCGCTTTTCTTTTGCGCTTAAGGCCAGACTTTGGAACGAGGCGGCCCAGTATAAACGCTTTCGCGAAAGCATAGACCTTACCCATCTGAATTGGAAACAACGCTTTTTGCTTCGACAACCCGCCGCGGTGCTGCGCATCTTACTGCAAGTGAAACGCTGGGCAGAACGCCGGCAGCTGTACTGGAGTGCGTTCCGTTAA
- a CDS encoding FdtA/QdtA family cupin domain-containing protein, with protein sequence MKTTKISDCIRLSIPKIEDPRGNLAVIEEAVIPFQMQRVYYLYDIPSTAFRGGHAHIEQQEVLMAVSGSFQVMVDDGTRRKKIILNKPDEGLLIPAGIWRELEDFSSGAVCLVIASDRFDEADYLRDYDTFKSRKG encoded by the coding sequence ATGAAGACGACTAAAATTTCCGATTGCATCCGTCTGAGCATTCCCAAGATCGAAGATCCCCGCGGAAATCTGGCAGTTATTGAAGAGGCGGTGATCCCTTTCCAAATGCAGCGGGTGTACTATCTGTACGATATTCCCAGTACGGCTTTTCGCGGGGGGCATGCGCATATCGAGCAGCAAGAGGTACTTATGGCCGTAAGTGGCAGTTTTCAGGTAATGGTTGATGATGGAACCCGGCGAAAAAAGATCATTCTCAATAAACCGGACGAGGGACTTTTAATCCCGGCCGGGATCTGGCGGGAACTGGAAGATTTTTCATCAGGTGCTGTTTGTCTCGTCATTGCTTCTGATCGTTTTGACGAAGCAGACTACTTGAGGGATTATGATACCTTCAAAAGCAGAAAAGGTTAA